From Vanessa tameamea isolate UH-Manoa-2023 chromosome 26, ilVanTame1 primary haplotype, whole genome shotgun sequence, one genomic window encodes:
- the LOC113404849 gene encoding Na(+)/H(+) exchange regulatory cofactor NHE-RF2: protein MAANGSAAAESRLCHVRKVPNFDGYGFNLHAEKGKPGQYIGKVDDGSPAETAGLRRGDRILEVNGQSIAGETHKQVVARIKQRPDDAELLVVAPAPGEPVPDLDAPERPASAGSVSAQSANASSPASTNDSSPITDRNESPSSEPPPRLNLQMTAAEMRAQLAAKKKVDPKKVPMDLKSKFDIVKKL, encoded by the coding sequence ATGGCTGCGAACGGGTCGGCGGCCGCGGAGTCGCGGCTCTGCCACGTGCGGAAGGTGCCTAATTTCGATGGATACGGATTCAATTTACATGCTGAGAAAGGCAAGCCTGGACAGTACATCGGCAAAGTTGACGACGGTTCCCCGGCTGAGACAGCCGGCTTGCGCCGCGGAGATCGCATCCTAGAAGTCAACGGGCAAAGCATCGCCGGAGAAACGCATAAGCAAGTAGTCGCGCGTATCAAGCAACGACCTGATGATGCGGAATTGCTCGTAGTCGCTCCGGCTCCGGGCGAGCCCGTTCCCGATCTCGATGCTCCCGAGCGACCGGCTTCTGCAGGATCAGTATCCGCGCAATCTGCAAATGCTTCTTCGCCAGCGAGTACAAACGATTCCTCGCCAATTACTGATCGCAACGAGTCGCCTTCGTCGGAGCCTCCACCACGCCTCAATCTTCAAATGACAGCCGCCGAGATGCGCGCGCAACTCGCTgcgaaaaaaaaagttgatcCTAAGAAGGTGCCTATGGATCTAAAGTCGAAGTTTGACATCGTGAAGAAACTATGA